The genome window atcttcattctataataatataaacactattacacctactactttcctccactatctcaaatctattattaaatatacataggtcccaccactatacccacttttcatctaactttactaatttcttacacaatttcttggtctccgtgtcccagccatttgtatacaaatgactgggacggagggagtaaaaattTTGGAAATCAATAAAGCCCATGATGAAGTGATAAACATGCCGCCAATATAAAGCCCACAATTATGCTGGGGTGTTTAGCATTTTTGTGGATTATCTGCATAACTCTTCAAGAATACAAAGACTGTATGTGACACACTCATCTTCGCTTCATGTCCCTTCACTCCCCATTCCTTGCTAAGTAATCTCTGTCAAGCGATGAGAGCTTGCTCGCACACGCGTAGGCTTGTCACTCCACACTCCTCCTAAACCTCATCAACTTACCTACATGCATGCTTTTAATAATACGATAAAAACCAGTGCTCTCACCAACCTAAGGCTCTTTGTAGGCTCATAAGTCATATCCACCTCGCTACTATACTCACTGCCCATGTAAAGCTAACATGACACAGGAACATGCTCTTCTATCTCCCCTTCATTACACGTGACATGAACATGGCCTTTTGTCCAATAATTGCCCGTCCAATAATTGCCCTTTTCAGCCTCACAAGTCGCTCCCCATTGCCCATTGGTAATGGGTATGCTTAAGGCACATAATAATCGTTGGCAATAACAATTATAGCCTATACTCCTTATTGCAATGCAAATGCAAAGAGACAGTTAaacacaccatacatctgtacAAGCACAATGTGAGCTTTGTATTCACATACACCAGTGTCTACATACAACTTTCATTAATATAAAAACAGTCACTGGATTGTGATTGCACATGTCCAATAGGATATGTGGCAGTGCCTGAGATCCTCATCACAAATATTACTACTACAATGTGAGCTTTGTATTTATACCCCAATGTATACATACAACTCTCATTCATATAAAAACAGTCCCTGGGTTCAATCATCTGCCCAAGTAGGAGCTGTAATTATGATTTCAAGTAAACCATTTCTGCAATATCTCTATTTAATTACCTTTTAGCATGAAAATGCCGGTCTGTGTTCTTATAAGAACGTGAAAACTTCTTTGTTAATAGGTTGTTTTCCACTAGATGGTAATAATAAATTCAGATTTAAACACAAGAATAGATTCTTATGCACCTGGTCGACATAAAAGCCATCCTATCAATCCTCCAAATATTTGGTTACTGCTCTGGACGAAtgcattaaaaatttaatcataaGATAAATATCAATTCAACCAAGCTAGAGATTATGAAACCTGCTTATTAGTAAAATCAGATGATCTGGGTGGGGCTTGCATCAGATTGATTGTACACTAATTAGTTAGCAACAAACAAGAGACTATCCAGCAAGATCTCGAGGAAGAAACAACCTAATAATAAAACCATCACCTTTCATTTTCTATTTAAGAGTCTATTTAATGTGTGATACCAAAATATGACTACCATTTTGGCGCGTGGACTTATTAGAtcctaaaataatttcataCCCATTTAAGACATTTCTTAAACTTACACCttttggttggctatatttgaaCCAATCAATAATATAGTTGACTGAAATCAGATAGTAGAAACGAGTAGCATAATGACGCCTAAAATCaaaaaagcattaattaaaGCTCAACCAGTTCTGTAGGTACTTCGACAATGGAAAGATCACAGAACAAAAGTGGGCAAGAGAGCACACTTAAACCAAATATTTAGCCATTCCAACTTATGTTAGGAAACACAAGATTATCAAACACGATGTTAAAAAGGTTAAAAAGTTTAGGGAAAGAAATTATGCAGAAATTCAATAATTACGATACTTAGCTTCATCCTTCACAACCAAAATCAAGGCTTCTTTCCACATTATCATCTTCCGAATAAGTGTTTCTTTATTCAACCTCTGAATCAGCATCACTTTCCACATTACCATCATCTGACCAGTAGCTGTCCTCATCACTGTCATCTTCCGAATTGTTTCCttcattttcatcttcatcagcagGCCATTCGATTAGCTTCATCCCTGGGATTGAAACTAGGCTCTCCGTATACTTAAAAACATTACAGAAGTCAAAAAATGGATAGATATGAATAAAATCTCCAACTTTCTTGACCAAGTCATACGAGAACCATTCACCAGCCACCGTCTCATTAGTTATAAGTAGTAAAAATTGAACACTGTTGAAAAGCATCCGGGCATAGTCGAATGTCTCACCTACATTAACACTAAGCATGAAAGTCCATGATGCCTCAACTCCACCATCACCACCACAAAGGCATGCCTCATTATCTAATGTCCACAAGTTAATCTTATAATCGGGTCCTCTGAACTTGTAGCTAATGACCGCAATGGAATCTTTGTAGTCAACAACAAGAGTTGATAAACCAGCAGTACTTATCGGGAGCTTAATATCACAACGAAAAACCTCCTTGTTAAGATCAAAAGCCATCATACCATAATATCCTATCGCAAACAAAAATCCACGGAGGCATAAATCAAAACAGTGTCTGCGCGGAACATCAGTCAGTTGACCTTGAATTTTTTCCCATGTATTCCTCTTTGCAGAATAGACCTCGACAGAAGCATTCTCAATTGCAGATTTAAGCTCATCTTTGTCTGAAGAATAGATCGCCAGATACCTATTATCACCTAAAAACTTTCTCTCTGCGGGAATGAGAAAAACAACCCTAACCAccttaaaatcaaaatcaacaagATCAAAACCAACCCCTACAGCGACTCTTTCCCTAAAATCATCAATATTTATAGTCCACGGTGGAATAAGTTTGGAGCGTTTAGTAGCAGGGTTCCAAAGATACAAATCACTAGTATTATCTCCTGTGACAGAAACACAAACGATGCCACAATCAGAACCAAGCAGACGAGAGTCGGGCCAGAAGCTATAATCACCTTTTGAGTAAGGAAAGATAAGATGAGCCACGTATTGATGATAACGGGAGTGGAGGAGTGAGAATGAATCGTCTACTTGTTGAAAGTCATCATCTTCTGCGAATCGGGAGATTTGTCCGATCAggatatcatcatcatcttgttTTGCAACGCGATGGATGTGAGATTTGATAAAACTAGGGCTTGAAATAAGAGACGACCAGGCTTTGCAAACAGCTTTGCAACGCAGCAACCACTTTACTCGAAGCCTCGAAAGCACCTCGGTTAACAGATCTTCGTTCGTTAACCTCTCGATCCCGTTGCCTCGCTTCTCCATTAATTTTCCGATCTAGggttttaaaatatgtgtcttgttcttttttttttggggtcTGTGGACTGTGGGCGTTGCATCCTGCATAGGTGATTGTTGATCATGGTTCATGGAATCGTATTGGAGAAGCTTGGTATTTAGGCGAGACTCCTACGTGTGTTAGGAAattgattttacaaatattctCGGAAGTAATTGTTTACCTCTCATTTTAATATggtttttaatttgatatattttaaaaaatttgaattatactattttattatattatcattctaaaatatataatcatcaatcaatcaatcatcaatcatcaatcaatatatatatatataaaggaggatgcgggcgtctctagaattgctcgattcagtcttctgattttttttaaatttcggagagaaaatataattataattcagaaaatcaggttcaagaattctaaaggtaatatgactcttttcttattaaattctaaagatgatagaattctttttcttattgaatcccaaagatgatacaattcttttcttattcagtaattctaaaagaaataggattatatttattcaaactaataataatagataaaatacaatttatatttaagatttgtaaattaatatgtacaattcttattttcgataagatatattgaagatgtagttgaattttatatatataattcgatAAGATATTATTACAATTCTTTtacttatttaggaatcataaaagagtaggattctatttattcaaaataacaattataaaacaaatataattaaaaatacaattcttattttcaaaagttataaaaaatttctttcagaaaaaagttataaaaattataatctatttttattaatttttttcaaattatatattttaaaaaataaaaaccagcaTCTTCCAGAATCTCACATTATCTGAACAGGTTCGTAGCTAAACTCACATCGTTCCAGAATGATCAAGAAGAAAATAACATCTCTATCGTGAAAACATCTTTAACATCTTCGCAATCTCATTCAGATAGTATGCATGGACTTACGACCAATCTCGACAATAGTTCggtttagttttataattttcttaaatttcgaatagaaaatagaattttaattcaaaaaatcaaattcaaggatctttttatttaggaatcctaaaagaaataggattatatttatttaaattaacaatcatagataaaagataaattatatttaacatttgtaaggtaatacgtacaatttctattttcaatttagtcttataattttcttaaatttggaGTAGAAAattaaggattgtaaagataataatcattaaaaaaaactaatagcacaaAAAttggaataatattttttaaataataaatagaaatcatcaaataaaaataattaataaaataaataggatatataaaataggaatcatatattgattttatgataatcaaaatgattcttaattagtattgtgtttgacgggcacgggaggcggcccaaactaatttttatccaaataataacaatttttctattagtattacgtttgacgggaaagtggctaaaataattttttatctatgttataatatatatatattttttaaaacaggaccacgattcaaaataatttttatccaattataatatttaattttaacataattagaataatttttatatttatttaaactaacaatcaaagataaaatacaatttatattaaagatttgtaaggtaatacgtacaattttatattcgatttagtcttatatttttcttaaattttgaatataaaataaaggattgtaaagataataatcattaaaaaactaatagcaaaaaaaaaattagaaccataaaataataataatttttaaataataaataggaatcataaaataaaaataattaataaaataaaataggatatataaaataggaatcttatattgattttatgataatgtaaatgattcttgattactattgtgtttgacggggcacgagaggcggcccaaactaatttttattcaaataataataatttttttatcagtaTTATGTTGGACGGGAAAgtgactaaaataattttttatctatgttgtaatatataattttcaaaacgggaccacggttcaaaataatttttatccaattataatctttaattttatcataattagaataatttttattagtattgtgtttgatagtaaaaagactcaaactaatatctaaattataatgttttgttattagtattgtgtttgataaggGACCGGCtccaactaattttgatctaaattataatatttaattttatcataaaaataataattatggatcaatattgtctttgacgggaggcggttccaactaattttattattagtattgtgttttaaAGGATgaccaattaaaaaaaattatactaattataatattttttattagtgatatgtttaactggaagatgactcaaaataatttttatgctattataatattaattcatatcaaaatttataacgccgccgcgaagcgcggcttttttcactatatatatatataaaggaggatgcgagcgTCTCTAGAatcgttcgattcagtcttctgatttttcttaaatttctgaTAGAAAATacagttataattcaaaaaaatcaggttcaagaattataaaagtaatacaactcttttcttatcgaattctaaagatgatacaattcttttcttatttacaaatcttaaaagCAATAGGATTACTAGcaattattgataaaatacaatttatatttaaaatttgtaatgtaagttaatacaatttttattttcgattagcTCATCGTCACCATCTTGAACGATCAGATACTGATTATCACCGTATTGcttgcaacaaaaaaaaaaagcaaggattctggcaaaaaaaaataagaagaagCAAGGATGGCACcatgttttatttattcaaaataacaattattgaacaaatataatttaaaaatacaattcttattttcaaaagttataaatttataatcttattatattaatttttttccaaattatatatctaaaaaataaaaaccgacGTATtccagaattttaaattgtctaAACTGGTTTGTAGCGCTAAACTCACATCGTTCCtttagaattgttcgattcaatcttctaatttttcttaaatttcggattgaaattatagttataattcaaaaaaacatgtttaagaattctaaaagtaatacaactcttttcttatcgaattctaaagatgatacaattctttttttatttacaaatcttaaaagCAATAGAATTACTAGCaattattgattaaaatacaatttttatttaaaatttgtaacgtaagttaatacaatttttattttcgatgaGCTTTCACCATCTTGAACAATCAGATACAGATTATCACCAACTTGATTGTATTGCttgcaacaaaaaaataattcaaggaTGGCAAtgtgttttatttattcaaaataacaattattgaacaaatataatttaaaaatacaattcttattttcaaaagttataaaatttataatcttattatattaattttttttcaaattatatatctaaaaattaaaaaccagcATATTCCAGAATCTCAAATTGTCTAAACTGGTTTGTAGCGCTAAATTATAATTCAAGAAATCAAATTCACGGATTTTAAAGgaaatacaattctttttttattggtttcaaaaaaaaataaaattattttcttataattttattaaatttcgtattgaaaatataattataatttaaaaaattaggttcaaggattccaaaaattaatacaattcttttctcttACGTTTTGGATTCTAaatgtaatacaattcttttcttatttaggaatcttaaaaggagtatgattatatttatttaaactaacaatcctagataaaatacaatttatatttaagatttgtaa of Daucus carota subsp. sativus chromosome 3, DH1 v3.0, whole genome shotgun sequence contains these proteins:
- the LOC108212265 gene encoding uncharacterized protein LOC108212265, with amino-acid sequence MEKRGNGIERLTNEDLLTEVLSRLRVKWLLRCKAVCKAWSSLISSPSFIKSHIHRVAKQDDDDILIGQISRFAEDDDFQQVDDSFSLLHSRYHQYVAHLIFPYSKGDYSFWPDSRLLGSDCGIVCVSVTGDNTSDLYLWNPATKRSKLIPPWTINIDDFRERVAVGVGFDLVDFDFKVVRVVFLIPAERKFLGDNRYLAIYSSDKDELKSAIENASVEVYSAKRNTWEKIQGQLTDVPRRHCFDLCLRGFLFAIGYYGMMAFDLNKEVFRCDIKLPISTAGLSTLVVDYKDSIAVISYKFRGPDYKINLWTLDNEACLCGGDGGVEASWTFMLSVNVGETFDYARMLFNSVQFLLLITNETVAGEWFSYDLVKKVGDFIHIYPFFDFCNVFKYTESLVSIPGMKLIEWPADEDENEGNNSEDDSDEDSYWSDDGNVESDADSEVE